From one Dermacentor variabilis isolate Ectoservices chromosome 3, ASM5094787v1, whole genome shotgun sequence genomic stretch:
- the LOC142576105 gene encoding uncharacterized protein LOC142576105 isoform X5: MASNAFAGFIGGGYGAAVTGLAPASYAVAAPAVATYHAAPAVTTVHAAPAVATVHAAPSVATLSRFQSYHAAPAIAAVAPAVTTYHAPAPVYSVAPAVARVATFRAAPALVAAPAVTRVHTYHAAPAVVAAPAVTRVVHAAPAVAYAAPAVTRVAYAAPAVARVAYHAAPAVAYAAPAFARVAYHAAPAVATVHAAPAVAVAAPAVTRVAAFHAAPAVVAHAPAVTTFHAAAPAATVTRVDTVHHAAPAVATVAAVAPAYGVGHYGVGYGLLPTYGLNYKYGLAGLDYAALLHKKKYPCVPYPHPGH, translated from the coding sequence ATGGCCAGTAACGCATTCGCTGGCTTCATCGGTGGTGGCTACGGTGCCGCCGTCACCGGTCTCGCCCCCGCCAGCTACGCCGTGGCAGCCCCTGCCGTGGCGACCTACCACGCCGCCCCGGCAGTAACCACCGTTCACGCCGCCCCGGCAGTGGCCACCGTGCATGCTGCTCCTTCCGTCGCGACGCTCTCCAGGTTCCAGAGCTACCACGCCGCACCAGCCATCGCCGCCGTGGCCCCGGCGGTCACAACCTACCACGCTCCGGCGCCGGTCTACTCCGTCGCCCCTGCCGTTGCTAGGGTCGCCACCTTTCGAGCCGCTCCGGCCTTAGTTGCCGCCCCGGCTGTGACCCGAGTGCACACCTACCACGCAGCGCCAGCCGTAGTTGCTGCCCCAGCCGTCACCAGGGTAGTTCACGCAGCTCCGGCAGTGGCCTACGCCGCGCCGGCGGTCACAAGGGTAGCTTACGCCGCGCCGGCTGTCGCCAGAGTCGCCTACCACGCTGCCCCCGCGGTGGCCTACGCCGCGCCTGCCTTTGCCAGGGTCGCCTACCATGCTGCGCCCGCCGTCGCCACAGTACACGCAGCACCAGCGGTTGCTGTGGCAGCTCCCGCCGTGACCAGGGTGGCCGCCTTCCACGCAGCACCGGCTGTGGTGGCTCACGCTCCTGCGGTAACGACCTTCCATGCCGCGGCACCCGCGGCCACCGTCACTCGTGTTGACACTGTGCATCACGCGGCCCCGGCCGTCGCGACAGTGGCCGCTGTGGCTCCTGCCTATGGCGTGGGCCACTATGGCGTGGGATACGGGCTTCTGCCCACATATGGTCTCAACTACAAGTACGGCCTGGCTGGCCTCGACTACGCGGCTCTTCTCCACAAGAAGAAAT
- the LOC142576105 gene encoding uncharacterized protein LOC142576105 isoform X4 gives MFRALLVVAMASNAFAGFIGGGYGAAVTGLAPASYAVAAPAVATYHAAPAVTTVHAAPAVATVHAAPSVATLSRFQSYHAAPAIAAVAPAVTTYHAPAPVYSVAPAVARVATFRAAPALVAAPAVTRVHTYHAAPAVVAAPAVTRVVHAAPAVAYAAPAVTRVAYAAPAVARVAYHAAPAVAYAAPAFARVAYHAAPAVATVHAAPAVAVAAPAVTRVAAFHAAPAVVAHAPAVTTFHAAAPAATVTRVDTVHHAAPAVATVAAVAPAYGVGHYGVGYGLLPTYGLNYKYGLAGLDYAALLHKKKYPCVPYPHPGH, from the coding sequence TTTCGTGCTCTTCTCGTGGTGGCGATGGCCAGTAACGCATTCGCTGGCTTCATCGGTGGTGGCTACGGTGCCGCCGTCACCGGTCTCGCCCCCGCCAGCTACGCCGTGGCAGCCCCTGCCGTGGCGACCTACCACGCCGCCCCGGCAGTAACCACCGTTCACGCCGCCCCGGCAGTGGCCACCGTGCATGCTGCTCCTTCCGTCGCGACGCTCTCCAGGTTCCAGAGCTACCACGCCGCACCAGCCATCGCCGCCGTGGCCCCGGCGGTCACAACCTACCACGCTCCGGCGCCGGTCTACTCCGTCGCCCCTGCCGTTGCTAGGGTCGCCACCTTTCGAGCCGCTCCGGCCTTAGTTGCCGCCCCGGCTGTGACCCGAGTGCACACCTACCACGCAGCGCCAGCCGTAGTTGCTGCCCCAGCCGTCACCAGGGTAGTTCACGCAGCTCCGGCAGTGGCCTACGCCGCGCCGGCGGTCACAAGGGTAGCTTACGCCGCGCCGGCTGTCGCCAGAGTCGCCTACCACGCTGCCCCCGCGGTGGCCTACGCCGCGCCTGCCTTTGCCAGGGTCGCCTACCATGCTGCGCCCGCCGTCGCCACAGTACACGCAGCACCAGCGGTTGCTGTGGCAGCTCCCGCCGTGACCAGGGTGGCCGCCTTCCACGCAGCACCGGCTGTGGTGGCTCACGCTCCTGCGGTAACGACCTTCCATGCCGCGGCACCCGCGGCCACCGTCACTCGTGTTGACACTGTGCATCACGCGGCCCCGGCCGTCGCGACAGTGGCCGCTGTGGCTCCTGCCTATGGCGTGGGCCACTATGGCGTGGGATACGGGCTTCTGCCCACATATGGTCTCAACTACAAGTACGGCCTGGCTGGCCTCGACTACGCGGCTCTTCTCCACAAGAAGAAAT